CCCGGCGGATATCACCTCTTAGTTCAAAGCGGGAAAGAGATGCATCTCCTTCATCATAGGGGACATTCACCGCGCCGGGTATATGTCCTTTTCGATACATCTCACGGCTTCGGGTATCCACAAGGAGTGTGCTATCCATCTCTGCAAGGCGCTGAAACGTTTCATAATCGGCAGGTTGTGCCGCTCCGGAGATAACTACCGTGTAGGATGTATCGCCCTCCACAATATCGAACCATTCCGGAAACACGGGAAAATCGGTAATGACAAAATGAAGCACCGTCAACAACGTTACGGCTGCAAAGATGATAAGAATATCCCGGATATCTTTCCGGGTAAGTTCAGGCAGGCGCATTAATCATCCAGTGTATGTATAATCAATCCACTCCGGAGTTTGGGCTCAAACCAGGTGGATTTAGGCGGCATGAGCTTGCCTGCATCGGCAATGGCCATAAGTTCTTCTACAGATGTGGGATAGAGGGCAAAGGCCACAGCCATTTCTCCCGAATCCACCTGTTTTTCCAGTTC
This region of Candidatus Neomarinimicrobiota bacterium genomic DNA includes:
- a CDS encoding rhodanese-like domain-containing protein, with amino-acid sequence MDSTLLVDTRSREMYRKGHIPGAVNVPYDEGDASLSRFELRGDIRR